The Rhodococcus sp. B50 DNA window GCCGGATTCGACGCCGTAGACCTCGATCTGCGCGACCGGCACGTCGACGGCTGGGCCGCCTACGTCGCCGGGGTGATCTGGACGCTCGATCCGCCGGGATTCACCGGCGCCGATATCGCGGTCGCGTCGGACGTGCCGGTCGGAGCGGGACTCTCGTCGTCCGCCGCGCTCGAGACATCGGTTGCGGTGGCACTCGCCGACCTGTGCGGGCTGCCCCTCGACGAGGACGGCCGTGATCGGCTCGCCGCGGCATGCGTGCGCGCGGAGAACGACTACGCCGGGGCACCCACCGGCGGGCTCGACCAGCGGATCGCGCTGCACGCCCGCCCCGGACACGCGCTGCTGCTCGACTTCGCCGACGGCAGCAGCGAACACATCCCGTTCGACGCGGAAGCGCAGGGACTGACCGTGCTGGTCGTCGACACCGGCACCGGGCACCGGCTCGCCGACGGGCAGTACGGAGAGCGTCGTCGTCAGGTCGAGGACGCCACCCGGCTCCTCGGCGTGGAATCCCTGCGCGACGCGCCGTCGGCGGACCCGCTCGGCGATCCCGTCCTGCGTCGCCGCGCCCGGCACGTGATCGACGAGATCGCCCGGGTCCGTGAGGCCGCGGAGTTGTTGCGGGCTGGGCGGATCCGGGACCTCGGTCCGCTGCTCGACGCGTCGCACCGCTCGCTGCGCGACGACTTCGAGGTCAGCTGCCTCGAACTCGACACCGCCGTCGACGCGGCCCTCGCAGCGGGTGCTCTGGGCGCCCGGATGGTCGGGGGCGGCTTCGGCGGGTCGGCGATCGCGTTGTGCGAGAACGATCGCGTCGACCCGGTGCGGCAGGCGGTCGCCGCCGCCGCCGCACGCGGCGACCTTGCGGCACCGACCTTCCTGCGCGCCACGGCGTCCGGCGGTGCGCGCCGCTGCTGATCATCTCCGGGTACTGTGCGCGCATGGGTTGGTTCGATCGGAAGAAGTGGGGCGTCGAGCACGCGGTGTTCGCCGCGGCGTCGGCTGCCACCGTCATCGGTGGGGTGTCCGGGAACGAGAAGCTGCAGCAGCTCGCCAAACCGCTCATCGCGCCCGCGCTCGCCGCGCGGGTGCTGCGCCGATCCCGCGACACCGAGCGCGCCGACACCGCCCTGCTGGTCGCGGGTCTCGCAGCGGCCACCCTCGGCGACATCGCCATGATCCGATCCGACGAGGACCGTCGGATCCTGAGCGGCGCAGCCTGTTTCGGTGTCATGCAGACGGCCTACTCGACGATCCTCGTCCGCCACGGTGCGCGCATGTCGAAGCCGGTCGCGGTGCAACGCGCCGGTGCGCTGGCCGGTGCGGCCGGTCTGCTCGCCGCCCGCAACCGATCGGTGGCCGCGCCGCTGACCGGATACGGTGCGCTGCTCGCCACCACCGCCACCCTCGCCGGCGATCCCGCCCTCGCGCCCGGTGCACAGGTGCGCGCGGGTCTGCCCGTGCCGGGTTCCGACCGGCGGAGTCGGCTCGGGCTGGGCGGGCTGATCTTCACGCTCTCCGACGGCTCCATCGCCGTGCGTCGTACCCTGCTGAAGGACAAGAAGACCCGCGCGGCGGCGGAAGGGTTCGTGCTGGTCACCTACGTCGTGGCCCAGCTGCTGCTCGTGGAAGGACTGCTCGCGCTCAGCCGCCGGTCGCGTTAGGCGCCGCGGGGAGTGCTACGGGTAGAGCACGATCCGGTCGCGGTCGAAGGGGTCCACCCAGATGCTCACGACCTCGCCGGGTGCATAGCGGTGCAGGTTGCGGCGGTCGACCTCGTAGACGACGGTGCCGCGATAGGACTCCGAACCCGGGACCGTGAGTTCGAGGTCGAGCCGGGTCAGCTGTCCGGTCGAGGTGAGATTCAGCGGCGTTGCCGAACGTATGGTCGCCCACCCTTCGTAACCCTCGCGTTCGATCCGGCGCAGGGCCTTCGAACTCCGACCCGCGAGCGCCAGGGACAGGCCGAGCACGGTGCCGTACAGGCAGACGAGGAAGACCACCTGGAAGCCCTCGGTGCCCGGTTCGGAGATCGGCAGGAACAGGTTCAGCCACAACGCGAGAACGACGACATATCCCGCGGTGACGAATGCGACAGTAGCGACGATACGACGATTCACAACTCCTCCGATTCCAGCCTATCCCCGCTCGGCCCCGCCGGCTCCCGCCCGTGATTAGGGTGATGCCATGTCCGCTCCCACCGTGGTCGTCACCGGAGCAGCCGCCGGAATCGGCCGCTCCACCGCCCTGCTCTTCGCCCGTCACGGTTACCGCGTCGGTGCCTTCGACGTCGACACCGCGGGGCTCGCGAGCCTCGCCGACGAGGCCGCCCCGATCACCTCGGGACAGATCGTCACCGGCGTCCTGGACGTCACCGACACCTCCGCGTGGACCCGTGCACTCGAGGAGTTCTGCACCGACGGCCGGCTCGACATCCTCGTCAACAATGCGGGCCTGCTGTCGTCCGGCCCGTTCGAGGACACCCCGGCGAGCC harbors:
- the galK gene encoding galactokinase; protein product: MNIRALFEAEFGVEPEGSWCAPGRVNLIGEHVDYAGGLCLPMALPQVTAVAVRRRSDHLLRVRSAGFDAVDLDLRDRHVDGWAAYVAGVIWTLDPPGFTGADIAVASDVPVGAGLSSSAALETSVAVALADLCGLPLDEDGRDRLAAACVRAENDYAGAPTGGLDQRIALHARPGHALLLDFADGSSEHIPFDAEAQGLTVLVVDTGTGHRLADGQYGERRRQVEDATRLLGVESLRDAPSADPLGDPVLRRRARHVIDEIARVREAAELLRAGRIRDLGPLLDASHRSLRDDFEVSCLELDTAVDAALAAGALGARMVGGGFGGSAIALCENDRVDPVRQAVAAAAARGDLAAPTFLRATASGGARRC
- a CDS encoding lysoplasmalogenase family protein: MGWFDRKKWGVEHAVFAAASAATVIGGVSGNEKLQQLAKPLIAPALAARVLRRSRDTERADTALLVAGLAAATLGDIAMIRSDEDRRILSGAACFGVMQTAYSTILVRHGARMSKPVAVQRAGALAGAAGLLAARNRSVAAPLTGYGALLATTATLAGDPALAPGAQVRAGLPVPGSDRRSRLGLGGLIFTLSDGSIAVRRTLLKDKKTRAAAEGFVLVTYVVAQLLLVEGLLALSRRSR